Proteins encoded together in one Papaver somniferum cultivar HN1 unplaced genomic scaffold, ASM357369v1 unplaced-scaffold_21, whole genome shotgun sequence window:
- the LOC113339924 gene encoding F-box protein CPR1-like isoform X2, translating into MVSIPEDIMSDILVRLPVKSIGRFREINPPSIVVIWNPSTNEYKKLPMSPSEESINRLSPTVRFGLLVHYGFIYDSKMDDFKVVSLGIYNHKYLCEIHVYTLSSNSWIRLEDITYDLHNHYATPEFSRVSANGALHWKAYREPRGKKTEVILSFNAEKEICKEIQMPSMFDGMYCTNLCVLKESLCLLGYVSLLWVELWELKDYGVTDSWTRLFNIDIQKLFGHVSHLTPLRSFDNGEILFGMDRNNAFNVVLYDQEHETTRELEVYDGMKTYSYCLSVYKESLVSPNSGMTQAETEDE; encoded by the exons ATGGTGAGCATTCCGGAGGATATCATGTCAGACATCCTTGTTAGGTTGCCGGTGAAATCGATTGGACGGTTCAG GGAGATCAATCCTCCTAGCATTGTTGTCATCTGGAACCCGTCTACTAACGAGTATAAGAAATTGCCAATGTCACCAAGTGAAGAATCCATTAATAGATTGTCACCAACTGTAAGGTTCGGTTTATTAGTACATTATGGATTTATTTATGATTCCAAGATGGATGACTTCAAGGTTGTAAGTCTAGGGATTTATAATCATAAGTATCTGTGTGAGATCCATGTCTACACGTTATCATCTAATTCATGGATAAGACTTGAGGACATCACTTATGATCTTCATAACCATTACGCTACACCTGAATTTTCTCGGGTGTCTGCTAATGGAGCTCTTCACTGGAAAGCATATCGTGAACCAAGGGGAAAGAAAACTGAAGTAATCCTTTCTTTTAATGCGGAGAAAGAGATATGCAAAGAGATCCAAATGCCTAGCATGTTTGATGGAATGTATTGTACAAATTTGTGCGTGTTAAAAGAGTCTCTATGCTTACTTGGTTATGTTTCTCTCTTATGGGTTGAGTTATGGGAGTTGAAAGACTATGGAGTGACAGATTCATGGACAAGACTTTTCAACATTGATATTCAGAAGCTTTTCGGGCATGTTTCACATTTGACACCCTTGCGATCTTTTGATAATGGTGAAATTCTATTTGGAATGGATAGAAATAATGCATTCAATGTGGTTTTGTATGATCAGGAGCATGAAACAACTAGGGAACTTGAGGTTTATGATGGTATGAAAACGTACTCATATTGTCTTTCTGTGTACAAGGAGAGCTTAGTTTCTCCCAACTCGGGTATGACACAAGCAGAAACGGAAGATGAATAA
- the LOC113339924 gene encoding F-box protein CPR1-like isoform X1 produces MVSIPEDIMSDILVRLPVKSIGRFRCVSKAWYKLLKGSEFVKMHLELANKMNKFNIMHHNFTEFHTIGYDPSSTTCSDLVSTVNCPLSSDDYRGYVFWGSCNGLVCLTCCDAREINPPSIVVIWNPSTNEYKKLPMSPSEESINRLSPTVRFGLLVHYGFIYDSKMDDFKVVSLGIYNHKYLCEIHVYTLSSNSWIRLEDITYDLHNHYATPEFSRVSANGALHWKAYREPRGKKTEVILSFNAEKEICKEIQMPSMFDGMYCTNLCVLKESLCLLGYVSLLWVELWELKDYGVTDSWTRLFNIDIQKLFGHVSHLTPLRSFDNGEILFGMDRNNAFNVVLYDQEHETTRELEVYDGMKTYSYCLSVYKESLVSPNSGMTQAETEDE; encoded by the coding sequence ATGGTGAGCATTCCGGAGGATATCATGTCAGACATCCTTGTTAGGTTGCCGGTGAAATCGATTGGACGGTTCAGGTGTGTATCAAAAGCATGGTACAAGTTATTAAAAGGTAGTGAGTTTGTTAAAATGCATCTTGAACTTGCTAATAAGATGAACAAGTTTAATATCATGCACCATAATTTTACTGAATTCCACACCATAGGTTATGATCCATCATCAACAACATGTAGTGATCTTGTTAGTACTGTCAATTGCCCTTTATCATCTGATGATTATCGTGGATATGTATTTTGGGGGTCTTGTAATGGTTTGGTTTGCTTAACTTGTTGTGATGCTAGGGAGATCAATCCTCCTAGCATTGTTGTCATCTGGAACCCGTCTACTAACGAGTATAAGAAATTGCCAATGTCACCAAGTGAAGAATCCATTAATAGATTGTCACCAACTGTAAGGTTCGGTTTATTAGTACATTATGGATTTATTTATGATTCCAAGATGGATGACTTCAAGGTTGTAAGTCTAGGGATTTATAATCATAAGTATCTGTGTGAGATCCATGTCTACACGTTATCATCTAATTCATGGATAAGACTTGAGGACATCACTTATGATCTTCATAACCATTACGCTACACCTGAATTTTCTCGGGTGTCTGCTAATGGAGCTCTTCACTGGAAAGCATATCGTGAACCAAGGGGAAAGAAAACTGAAGTAATCCTTTCTTTTAATGCGGAGAAAGAGATATGCAAAGAGATCCAAATGCCTAGCATGTTTGATGGAATGTATTGTACAAATTTGTGCGTGTTAAAAGAGTCTCTATGCTTACTTGGTTATGTTTCTCTCTTATGGGTTGAGTTATGGGAGTTGAAAGACTATGGAGTGACAGATTCATGGACAAGACTTTTCAACATTGATATTCAGAAGCTTTTCGGGCATGTTTCACATTTGACACCCTTGCGATCTTTTGATAATGGTGAAATTCTATTTGGAATGGATAGAAATAATGCATTCAATGTGGTTTTGTATGATCAGGAGCATGAAACAACTAGGGAACTTGAGGTTTATGATGGTATGAAAACGTACTCATATTGTCTTTCTGTGTACAAGGAGAGCTTAGTTTCTCCCAACTCGGGTATGACACAAGCAGAAACGGAAGATGAATAA
- the LOC113339510 gene encoding uncharacterized protein LOC113339510, which translates to MCEIHVYTLRYKSWRRLEDIPYDLRNHFSLSKVARVPVNGALHWIAFRVSVGKKTEVILSLNMEKEIFKEIQMPNFLKDYEVKDSWTRLFTIDIQNFFGNVAGSIPLRSFENGEILFGKCMNDTFNVVLYDPEHEPSRTLQVYDGVKMFSYCLFDYKESLVSPNSATYLRPDEEDDSEQFLEKEGGYGPLME; encoded by the exons ATGTGCGAGATCCATGTCTACACATTAAGATATAAATCTTGGAGAAGACTTGAGGACATCCCTTATGATCTTCGTAACCACTTCTCTTTATCTAAAGTAGCTCGGGTGCCAGTTAATGGAGCTCTTCACTGGATAGCATTTCGGGTATCAGTAGGAAAGAAAACCGAAGTtattctttctttgaatatggagAAAGAGATATTCAAAGAGATCCAAATGCCTAACTTT TTGAAGGACTATGAAGTAAAAGATTCTTGGACTAGACTTTTCACTATCGACATACAAAACTTTTTCGGGAATGTTGCAGGTTCGATACCTTTACGATCTTTTGAGAATGGTGAAATCCTGTTTGGAAAATGTATGAATGATACTTTTAATGTGGTTTTATATGATCCAGAGCATGAACCTAGTAGAACACTTCAGGTTTATGATGGTGTGAAAATGTTCTCATACTGTCTTTTTGACTATAAGGAGAGCTTAGTTTCTCCTAACTCGGCTACTTATTTGAGgccagatgaagaagatgattcagaACAATTCTTGGAAAAGGAAGGTGGTTATGGGCCACTAATGGAATAA